The Clostridium sporogenes genome contains a region encoding:
- a CDS encoding amino acid ABC transporter permease, translating to MSNLSDITIFILKGSIISFKLFIVTIIFSIPLGILVAMGKNSKIKPLKIILSAYTWIFRGTPLMLQLFFAYFGLPVIGIRLEPLTAAYLTFIINYGAYLAETFRAGIESIDTGQVEAAKVLGFTYNQTMFKIIVPQAIRNVIPPICNESINLIKDSALVAAIGIGDMLRAAKEVVTRDFTITPFFIAAAIYLLITAFLVIIFRTLEKKYAY from the coding sequence ATGTCTAATCTTTCAGATATAACTATATTTATATTAAAAGGTAGTATTATTTCTTTTAAATTATTCATAGTAACAATAATATTTTCTATTCCACTAGGTATTTTGGTAGCTATGGGAAAAAACTCTAAAATTAAACCTTTAAAAATTATCTTAAGTGCTTATACTTGGATATTTAGGGGAACTCCCCTAATGCTACAATTATTCTTTGCCTATTTCGGACTTCCCGTAATAGGCATAAGATTAGAACCATTAACTGCAGCCTATTTAACATTTATAATTAACTATGGAGCATATCTCGCAGAAACCTTTAGAGCAGGTATAGAATCCATTGATACAGGTCAAGTAGAAGCTGCTAAAGTATTAGGTTTTACCTACAATCAAACTATGTTTAAAATAATTGTACCACAGGCTATAAGAAATGTTATACCGCCAATATGTAACGAAAGTATAAATTTAATTAAAGATTCTGCGCTAGTAGCTGCCATAGGAATAGGAGATATGCTAAGGGCCGCAAAGGAAGTAGTAACTAGAGATTTCACTATAACACCTTTCTTTATAGCTGCAGCTATATATTTATTAATAACCGCATTTTTAGTAATAATATTTAGAACTTTAGAAAAAAAATATGCATATTAA
- a CDS encoding amino acid ABC transporter substrate-binding protein has product MRKKNILFSILIMGLIFMLTGCGNKSKEDTSLKDIKDKGEFVVGLDDSFPPMGFKNDKGEIVGFDIDLAKEVAKKMGVKVVFKPVQWDGVVLSLNNKDIDVIWNGLTITEKRKEQINFSKPYVENKQIIVVNNDSNIKSKKDLNKKTVAIQLGSSSEVALDSDKDFVKSLKELKKYSNNTEALMDLQSKRVDAVVVDEVVGRYYISKKPNVFKVLNEDFGGESYGVGFRKTDDSFREAVDKALDEVIKDGTADKISEKWFGKGIFKK; this is encoded by the coding sequence ATGAGGAAAAAAAATATATTATTTTCTATTTTAATAATGGGGTTAATCTTTATGCTAACAGGTTGTGGTAATAAATCAAAAGAAGATACTTCCCTTAAGGATATAAAAGATAAAGGTGAATTTGTTGTAGGTTTAGACGATAGCTTCCCTCCTATGGGATTTAAAAATGATAAAGGTGAAATAGTTGGATTCGATATTGATTTAGCAAAGGAAGTTGCTAAAAAAATGGGGGTTAAAGTAGTCTTTAAGCCAGTTCAATGGGATGGTGTAGTTCTTAGTTTGAATAATAAAGATATTGATGTTATTTGGAATGGACTTACAATAACTGAAAAAAGAAAAGAACAAATAAATTTTTCAAAACCTTATGTAGAAAATAAACAAATAATAGTTGTTAATAATGATTCTAATATAAAATCAAAAAAGGATTTAAACAAAAAAACTGTAGCTATACAATTAGGTAGTAGTAGTGAAGTTGCTTTAGATTCAGATAAAGACTTTGTAAAATCATTAAAAGAATTAAAAAAATACTCAAATAACACTGAAGCACTTATGGATTTACAATCAAAAAGAGTTGATGCCGTTGTAGTAGACGAAGTAGTTGGTAGGTATTATATTAGCAAAAAACCTAATGTATTCAAAGTATTAAATGAAGACTTTGGAGGAGAATCTTATGGAGTAGGTTTTAGAAAAACTGACGATAGCTTTAGAGAAGCAGTGGATAAAGCTTTAGATGAAGTTATAAAAGATGGAACTGCAGATAAAATATCTGAAAAATGGTTTGGTAAAGGAATCTTCAAAAAATAG
- a CDS encoding class I SAM-dependent methyltransferase, with protein MKKYTKPYYGPNNYFSAIKFFSAGILGLITFMFLLQHKEIKSYIAYFILFISILFIVNGLRIINFIFVGRFKHINRIISKVNWTGNENVLDVGVGKGILAIAVAKKLKNGSGKVTGIDIWNSEGILDKTKYYVNQNIELEGVAHKVKIKTQNASALSFKDETFDVIVSKQCIHNIEDIQERKMAIEEMLRVLKSGGKLIISDSIYINEYEKILLDKGLKVNVSPKYFLDTYPASSILEVIKK; from the coding sequence ATGAAGAAATATACAAAGCCATATTATGGCCCAAATAATTATTTTAGTGCTATTAAATTTTTCTCTGCAGGAATTTTAGGTTTGATAACTTTTATGTTTCTTCTTCAACATAAAGAAATAAAAAGTTATATAGCTTATTTTATATTATTCATATCCATATTATTTATAGTTAATGGTTTAAGAATAATAAATTTTATATTTGTAGGAAGATTTAAACACATAAATAGAATAATTTCTAAGGTTAATTGGACAGGGAATGAAAATGTATTAGATGTAGGTGTTGGAAAAGGTATTTTAGCTATAGCGGTAGCTAAAAAACTAAAGAATGGATCAGGAAAAGTAACTGGTATAGATATATGGAATAGTGAAGGGATATTGGATAAAACTAAATATTATGTGAATCAAAATATAGAATTAGAAGGTGTAGCACATAAGGTTAAAATAAAAACTCAAAATGCTTCAGCATTATCATTTAAGGATGAAACTTTTGATGTAATTGTAAGTAAACAATGTATTCACAATATAGAAGATATACAAGAAAGAAAAATGGCCATAGAAGAAATGTTAAGAGTTTTAAAATCAGGTGGTAAGTTAATAATTTCAGATTCTATATATATAAATGAATATGAAAAAATATTGTTGGACAAAGGATTAAAGGTAAATGTATCTCCAAAGTATTTTTTAGATACTTATCCTGCCTCAAGTATATTAGAAGTTATTAAAAAGTAA
- a CDS encoding EAL and HDOD domain-containing protein, with protein MDTFVARQPIFDINENVVAYELLFRTNNEDNKFNNIDGDIATSKVIINSFLLIGIKNLTDGKKAFINFTENLILNDIASLLPKEYVTIEILENVTPSKAIICSCKKLKQEGYTIALDDFVLMDNLKELIKLADIIKIDFTITKGAERKEIIDKILEINNKIKFLAEKIETREEFTAAASMGYSLFQGYFFSKPTIFNEKDIPIHSTTKYKILKEINKERIDFNYLEELIKTDLSLYYKLLKFINASFSFKKNITSVKKAIALIGEKQTIRFISFILVYDITSNNKEYVKTTLVRAKFLDLLSNKTNYINKSDELFFMGLFYGIEDFLNKPLEDILHDLPISKDTKSALLGKKNKLNYILNLVLNYEKGEWKRVNTICKHLNLSPNELTTIYINALNWTNKFNL; from the coding sequence TTGGATACATTTGTTGCTAGACAACCTATTTTTGACATAAATGAAAATGTAGTAGCCTATGAATTGTTATTTAGAACTAATAATGAAGATAATAAATTTAATAATATAGATGGAGATATAGCAACCTCTAAAGTAATAATTAACAGTTTTCTATTAATAGGAATAAAAAACTTAACTGATGGTAAAAAAGCTTTTATCAATTTTACAGAAAATCTTATTTTAAATGATATAGCCTCACTTCTCCCAAAAGAATACGTAACAATAGAAATTTTAGAAAATGTAACTCCCTCTAAAGCTATAATATGCTCCTGTAAAAAATTGAAACAAGAAGGATATACTATAGCATTAGATGATTTTGTTTTAATGGATAATTTAAAAGAACTAATAAAATTAGCGGATATTATAAAAATAGATTTTACTATTACTAAAGGCGCTGAAAGAAAAGAAATTATAGATAAAATACTTGAAATAAATAACAAAATAAAATTTCTAGCTGAAAAGATTGAGACTAGAGAAGAATTTACTGCCGCTGCTTCTATGGGATATTCTTTATTTCAAGGATATTTTTTTAGCAAACCTACCATATTTAATGAAAAGGATATTCCTATACACAGCACTACTAAATATAAAATTTTAAAAGAAATAAATAAGGAAAGAATAGACTTTAACTATCTAGAAGAATTAATTAAAACAGACTTATCCCTATATTATAAACTACTTAAATTTATAAATGCTTCCTTTTCTTTTAAGAAAAATATAACATCTGTAAAAAAAGCTATAGCTTTAATTGGTGAAAAACAAACTATAAGATTTATTTCATTTATATTAGTGTATGATATAACAAGTAACAACAAAGAATATGTAAAGACAACCTTAGTAAGGGCAAAATTTCTAGATCTTCTATCTAATAAAACAAATTATATAAATAAATCAGATGAATTATTTTTTATGGGATTATTTTATGGAATAGAAGACTTTCTAAATAAACCATTAGAAGATATTCTACATGATCTTCCTATATCTAAAGATACCAAGTCCGCTCTTCTTGGTAAAAAAAACAAGTTAAATTATATACTTAATCTTGTATTAAACTATGAAAAAGGTGAATGGAAAAGAGTTAATACTATATGTAAACATCTGAACTTATCTCCTAATGAATTAACTACTATTTATATAAATGCTCTGAATTGGACAAATAAGTTCAATCTTTAA